A single Haloglycomyces albus DSM 45210 DNA region contains:
- a CDS encoding TetR/AcrR family transcriptional regulator — MDGVQREGQSCDDTCAQQGRPRSSEASRSILLAALDLLVERGSVGSISIEAIADRSGVSKATIYRRWSSKEELIVAAVDSIKAAVVQDLPHTSVRDDLIRLASNMRTDLSPHELAVFKAISLELKSNEKLREHNDRVMQKRRQFIKDVFQRGIERGEVRPDVDLDLAVVMFISPLMSVRVYENFPDLNSDDFAPKVVDTLLQGIGT, encoded by the coding sequence ATGGATGGAGTTCAAAGAGAAGGCCAGTCGTGTGACGATACCTGTGCACAGCAGGGGAGACCACGTAGTAGCGAAGCCAGTAGGTCAATACTGTTGGCTGCTTTGGACCTCCTAGTGGAACGCGGAAGCGTCGGGTCGATCAGCATTGAAGCGATCGCGGATCGATCCGGCGTTTCGAAGGCGACGATCTATCGGCGTTGGAGTTCGAAAGAAGAGCTCATCGTAGCGGCGGTTGACAGCATCAAGGCAGCGGTAGTGCAGGACTTGCCGCACACGAGTGTGCGCGACGACCTTATTCGGCTCGCTTCCAATATGAGAACCGATCTTAGCCCGCACGAACTGGCGGTGTTTAAGGCGATTTCCCTGGAATTGAAGAGCAATGAGAAATTGCGAGAGCACAACGACCGGGTGATGCAAAAGCGTCGCCAGTTCATCAAAGACGTATTCCAACGAGGGATTGAACGAGGAGAGGTCCGTCCAGACGTCGATCTCGATCTGGCGGTGGTCATGTTTATCAGCCCGCTCATGTCCGTTCGGGTCTATGAGAACTTCCCCGACTTGAATTCAGACGACTTCGCACCCAAAGTCGTTGACACACTTCTGCAAGGCATCGGCACGTAA
- a CDS encoding MFS transporter: MSTRESTSETVSDASDIEADKGHPYRWWILAVLVLSLIIVVLDNTVLNVAMKTLADPNDGIGASQSELAWMINSYTLVFAGLLFAFGIIGDKFGRKRLLLIGLLVFGIASLLSAYALNPTQLIWYRALQGVGAAAMMPSTLSLLRSVFSNKEFPKALGIWTAAVGAGGALGPMLAGVLLERFWWGSIFLINVPIVIVAMALIVIMAPESKGPKLRTDVVGMILTIVGLVALTYGIIEAGDSGQWGTLSVWGPLLIGIVVLTGFVLWEKRIPYASLDMNLFKNARFAASSGIIALIFFASMAVIFFMTFYIQIVKGFSPFQAGMLFLPFAASMMIFSPLSNNMVERFGPKAVGLAGSGLVMTSLGIATQLETDTPTWVMVLLFAIQGTGMSNLMPPAMNTLMSSVPKEKAGVASSLANTLRQVGGSLGVAVLGTVMAQNYRSQVTVDAPQLPAEAQDSIASTYGAVEEGAVPPEQTGSVMSAANESFVQAMHLTAWCAVGVGVLAAIVVALFFPTKGQVMKQASDAEQKA; the protein is encoded by the coding sequence ATGTCAACACGCGAATCAACGTCGGAAACCGTATCGGACGCCTCCGACATCGAAGCAGACAAAGGACACCCCTATCGGTGGTGGATTCTGGCTGTACTCGTTCTCAGCCTCATCATCGTGGTTTTGGACAACACCGTTCTGAACGTGGCCATGAAGACTCTGGCCGATCCCAATGACGGGATCGGAGCCTCCCAGAGCGAATTGGCGTGGATGATCAACTCCTATACGCTCGTTTTTGCCGGTCTTCTATTCGCCTTTGGGATTATCGGTGACAAGTTCGGGCGAAAGAGACTATTGCTTATCGGCTTGCTTGTGTTCGGTATCGCTTCCCTGCTATCGGCCTATGCCCTTAACCCAACACAGTTGATCTGGTATCGCGCGCTTCAAGGTGTCGGGGCGGCGGCCATGATGCCGTCGACGCTTTCTCTGCTGCGCTCGGTGTTTTCGAACAAGGAATTCCCCAAGGCTCTCGGGATTTGGACTGCGGCCGTAGGGGCCGGTGGCGCACTCGGGCCCATGTTGGCCGGGGTCCTGCTGGAGCGGTTCTGGTGGGGATCGATCTTCCTCATTAACGTACCCATTGTGATCGTGGCCATGGCTCTCATCGTGATCATGGCTCCCGAATCGAAGGGCCCCAAGCTGCGCACCGACGTGGTCGGAATGATTCTGACCATCGTTGGTCTCGTCGCCTTGACCTACGGGATCATTGAGGCCGGGGACTCCGGTCAGTGGGGCACGCTCAGCGTTTGGGGACCGTTGCTCATTGGAATCGTCGTACTCACCGGATTCGTACTGTGGGAAAAGCGAATCCCGTATGCGTCTTTGGACATGAACCTGTTCAAGAACGCGCGATTCGCCGCTTCGTCGGGAATCATCGCCCTCATCTTCTTCGCGTCGATGGCGGTTATCTTCTTCATGACGTTCTACATTCAGATCGTCAAGGGGTTCAGTCCCTTCCAAGCGGGGATGTTGTTCCTTCCCTTCGCGGCTTCGATGATGATCTTTTCGCCCCTGTCCAACAACATGGTGGAGCGTTTCGGACCAAAGGCGGTCGGACTCGCGGGGTCGGGACTGGTGATGACCTCGTTGGGCATTGCTACGCAACTGGAGACGGACACTCCCACCTGGGTCATGGTCCTTTTGTTCGCCATTCAGGGCACGGGAATGTCCAACCTCATGCCACCGGCGATGAACACCTTGATGTCGTCGGTCCCAAAGGAGAAGGCCGGTGTGGCTTCATCACTCGCCAACACCTTGCGCCAAGTCGGCGGGTCCCTCGGCGTGGCGGTACTCGGAACGGTAATGGCGCAGAACTACCGCAGCCAGGTCACCGTTGATGCTCCGCAGCTGCCCGCTGAAGCACAGGATTCGATCGCTTCCACCTATGGTGCGGTCGAAGAAGGGGCGGTGCCTCCGGAACAGACCGGATCAGTCATGTCGGCGGCCAACGAATCGTTCGTTCAAGCCATGCACCTGACGGCATGGTGTGCGGTCGGTGTCGGAGTTTTGGCGGCAATCGTGGTCGCTCTGTTCTTCCCGACCAAAGGGCAGGTCATGAAGCAAGCCTCGGATGCAGAACAGAAGGCGTAA
- the obgE gene encoding GTPase ObgE encodes MANFIDRVKLEVSAGSGGNGCVSIHREKFRPLGGPDGGDGGHGGDVIFYVDPNAHTLLDLHFKKQLKAGNGSHGRGDNRDGARGETLRVPVPNGTVLFADGEEIADLTGNGTEVTIARGGRGGRGNASLISRRRRAPGFAELGEPGPSFSVVLELKSVADVGLIGYPSAGKSSLIANMSAARPKIADYPFTTLTPNLGVVAAGDTTYTVADVPGLIPGAAGGKGLGLEFLRHIERCAVLAHVVDTANLESDRNPIDDIAVIESELEEYGGLHDKPRIIVLNKIDVPDGQDLAEMVRPRLEEHGWPIYEVSAVTRTGLRQLSFAFAEAVETYRAKQPEPEAPRVVIKPKGVESDAFQVYSRTPAFEGDVEFEVVGKKPERWIQTTNFQNEEAIGYLGDRLANLGVEDELVKAGAVPGSIVKIGEHEFEWEPTDPELLATVSPRGKDIRFERTDRKSAEERRAEHDARRAERLERVRAEKEARGKSRRNR; translated from the coding sequence GTGGCTAATTTTATCGACCGGGTGAAACTCGAGGTCAGTGCCGGTTCAGGCGGTAATGGTTGCGTCTCAATCCACCGAGAGAAGTTCCGACCGTTGGGCGGACCCGACGGTGGGGACGGCGGACACGGCGGCGATGTGATCTTTTACGTCGACCCGAACGCGCACACCCTCCTCGACTTGCACTTTAAAAAACAACTGAAAGCCGGCAACGGTTCCCATGGACGTGGCGACAATCGCGACGGCGCTCGCGGTGAAACTCTGCGCGTCCCTGTGCCCAACGGCACGGTCCTCTTCGCGGACGGGGAAGAAATTGCTGATTTGACTGGAAATGGAACGGAAGTGACCATCGCCCGAGGCGGGCGTGGTGGTCGGGGGAATGCTTCCCTGATCAGCCGCCGACGGCGTGCCCCCGGTTTCGCCGAATTGGGTGAGCCGGGACCGAGCTTTAGCGTGGTGCTGGAGCTGAAGAGCGTTGCCGATGTTGGTCTGATCGGGTATCCCTCAGCCGGAAAGTCGTCGTTGATTGCCAATATGTCTGCGGCCCGGCCCAAGATCGCGGACTATCCATTCACCACCCTGACTCCGAACTTGGGCGTTGTCGCCGCCGGTGATACGACGTACACCGTCGCCGACGTGCCGGGTCTCATCCCGGGGGCAGCCGGTGGTAAAGGGCTGGGATTGGAGTTCCTGCGCCATATCGAACGGTGTGCGGTTCTGGCTCACGTCGTCGACACCGCCAATTTGGAGAGCGATCGAAATCCGATTGACGACATCGCCGTCATTGAATCCGAACTTGAAGAATACGGCGGTCTGCACGATAAGCCTCGCATTATTGTCTTGAATAAGATCGACGTTCCCGACGGCCAGGATTTGGCGGAGATGGTGCGGCCCCGATTGGAAGAACACGGGTGGCCCATCTATGAAGTCAGCGCGGTGACGCGAACGGGTCTTCGCCAGCTGTCCTTTGCCTTCGCCGAAGCCGTGGAGACCTACCGGGCGAAGCAGCCCGAACCGGAGGCACCCCGAGTCGTCATCAAACCGAAGGGTGTCGAAAGCGATGCCTTCCAGGTTTACAGCCGCACGCCGGCGTTTGAGGGGGATGTCGAGTTTGAGGTTGTGGGTAAGAAACCGGAACGTTGGATTCAGACGACGAACTTCCAGAACGAGGAAGCCATTGGTTATCTGGGCGACCGCTTGGCCAATCTCGGTGTCGAGGACGAATTGGTGAAGGCCGGAGCGGTGCCGGGTTCGATCGTCAAAATCGGAGAACACGAATTTGAGTGGGAGCCCACCGATCCCGAACTATTGGCGACCGTCAGCCCGCGCGGAAAGGACATCAGGTTCGAACGGACCGACAGGAAGTCTGCTGAAGAGCGTCGCGCCGAGCACGACGCACGTCGTGCCGAACGGTTGGAACGAGTTCGTGCCGAGAAAGAGGCACGTGGCAAATCACGACGCAACCGATAA